From the Notolabrus celidotus isolate fNotCel1 chromosome 12, fNotCel1.pri, whole genome shotgun sequence genome, one window contains:
- the alg2 gene encoding alpha-1,3/1,6-mannosyltransferase ALG2, with the protein MVRVVFLHPDLGIGGAERLVVDAAVALKSQGCSVQIWTAHYDPSHCFSETLDPDLPVVCAGDWLPTSVFGYLHALCAYLRMIYVAFYLVFLSGVEYDVVFCDQVSACIPVLRLSRHKKKVLFYCHFPDQLLTQRKTFLKKLYRAPIDWLEERTTGMADMILVNSQFTAGIFRETFQGLREVHTDVLYPSLNTRTFDQPSSETQSLEGQLPEGTSCLFLSLNRYERKKNLGLALEALAALRSSLPLDQRAGIHLVVAGGYDDRVTENVQHYAELKELAAQVHLEDCVTFLRSPSDSLKVALLRGSAAVLYTPSREHFGIVPVEAMYCCCPVIAVNSGGPLESVADGETGFLCEPSAEAFSEAMGRLVGEPQLRRDMGQAGRRRVQDKFSLQAFSDQLHGYILRLSQ; encoded by the exons ATGGTTCGGGTGGTGTTTCTCCATCCAGACCTTGGCATTGGTGGAGCAGAGCGACTGGTGGTAGATGCCGCTGTGGCTCTGAAGTCTCAGGGATGCAGCGTTCAGATCTGGACGGCTCATTATGACCCATCACACTGCTTCTCTGAGACCCTGGACCCAGACCTGCCCGTG GTATGTGCAGGTGACTGGCTACCCACCAGTGTGTTTGGCTACCTACATGCCCTTTGTGCATACCTGAGAATGATCTATGTGGCCTTTTATCTGGTCTTCCTCAGCGGGGTGGAGTATGATGTTGTCTTCTGTGATCAG GTGTCAGCGTGCATCCCAGTGCTGCGACTGTCCCGTCACAAGAAGAAGGTTTTGTTTTACTGTCACTTTCCAGACCAGCTGCTGACTCAGAGGAAGACTTTCCTGAAGAAACTGTATCGTGCTCCAATCGACTGGCTAGAGGAACGCACCACTGGCATGGCTGATATG ATCCTGGTAAACAGCCAGTTCACTGCAGGCATCTTCAGAGAGACCTTTCAAGGTCTGAGAGAAGTCCACACTGATGTCCTCTACCCCTCTCTCAACACAAGAACCTTCGACCAGCCGTCCTCTGAGACACAGAGCCTGGAGGGGCAGCTCCCCGAGGGAACCTCCTGcttgtttctttctctcaaCCGATATGAGAGAAAGAAGAATCTGGGGCTGGCTCTGGAGGCTCTTGCAGCCTTGAGGAGCAGCCTTCCACTGGACCAGAGAGCAGGTATTCACCTGGTGGTGGCGGGTGGCTACGACGACAGAGTTACTGAAAATGTCCAACATTACGCTGAACTGAAGGAGCTTGCAGCGCAGGTCCACCTGGAGGACTGTGTCACTTTCCTGCGTTCTCCCTCTGACTCACTGAAGGTGGCGCTGCTGCGGGGTAGTGCGGCCGTGCTGTACACCCCGAGCAGAGAGCATTTTGGGATAGTTCCAGTAGAGGCCATGTACTGCTGCTGCCCTGTTATCGCTGTGAACTCCGGAGGGCCCCTGGAGAGCGTGGCCGATGGGGAGACAGGCTTTCTGTGCGAGCCGTCGGCAGAGGCCTTCTCTGAGGCCATGGGGAGGCTGGTGGGGGAGCCGCAGCTCCGCAGGGACATGGGACAAgctgggaggaggagggtgcAAGATAAATTCTCTCTGCAGGCCTTCTCAGACCAGCTGCACGGCTACATTTTGAGGCTGAGCCAGTGA
- the sec61b gene encoding protein transport protein Sec61 subunit beta, protein MPGPAASATNVGASSRSPSKTVAPRAAGATVRQRKATSSGTRSGGRTTGSAGTGGMWRFYTEDSPGLKVGPVPVLVMSLLFIASVFMLHIWGKYTRS, encoded by the exons atg CCTGGACCAGCAGCAAGCGCAACAAATGTCGGGGCATCTAGCCGTTCCCCCAGTAAGACAGTGGCTCCCCGTGCTGCAGGCGCTACTGTCAGacagag GAAAGCTACCAGCAGCGGCACACGCAGTGGTGGCAGGACCACAGGATCAGCAGGTACTGGCGGCATGTGGCGCTTCTACACGGAAGACTCGCCAGGCCTCAAAGT CGGCCCGGTGCCAGTGCTGGTGATGAGTCTGCTCTTCATCGCTTCCGTCTTCATGCTGCACATCTGGGGGAAGTACACCCGCTCTTAA